In Hyperolius riggenbachi isolate aHypRig1 chromosome 10, aHypRig1.pri, whole genome shotgun sequence, a genomic segment contains:
- the LOC137534936 gene encoding histone-lysine N-methyltransferase PRDM9-like, whose amino-acid sequence MEEGEMKRTHKHGEEETYMRSDHQSMEEGDMMDTIKVEKEETYVKIDQRSVVEDEIKCITTEDSEGTNVKIEQHSIADDEIMILNSEEDGKTYVRDDQKPTKQDKMRRTIKDKKEAFIKGDERSTAKGKMKWIIEEEGGKMYLRGSQQRTKKDDLKGTGKEDSSLKGEQPSIKKGGMMQTVKEEESTKKSETRKTKEGESSLHIGMDGQYVGNNSKDNGGHPSGKPFSCSKCNKRFLFKESLVTHMKFHVGENLFTCPTCGKYYAHMGALLKHQKSHVAESRFSCPECGENFAEKQNYVKHVNEHSVEPPFKCRVCGKGFFQETHLQKHQEIHIAARPFSCSKCGRGFIWKSSLLAHEKTHNITHDKTPPVQLPLTDPRPRLVGPPFVCKDCGKSFAKKRGLFGHQRVHRRNANTDDDE is encoded by the exons ATGGAGGAAGGTGAAATGAAGCGGACACATAAACAtggagaagaagagacgtatatgAGGAGTGATCATCAGTCTATGGAGGAAGGTGACATGATGGACACCATTAAAGTGGAAAAAGAAGAGACTTATGTAAAGATTGATCAGCGATCGGTGGTGGAGGATGAAATAAAATGCATAACTACAGAGGATTCAGAAGGAACAAATGTAAAGATAGAACAACATTCCATTGCAGACGATGAAATTATGATTTTAAACAGTGAGGAAGATGGAAAGACGTATGTGAGGGATGATCAGAAGCCTACAAAGCAGGATAAAATGAGGAGGACAATAAAAGACAAAAAAGAGGCATTTATAAAAGGTGATGAACGTTCTACAGCAAAAGGTAAAATGAAGTGGATAATCGAAGAGGAAGGTGGAAAGATGTATTTGAGGGGAAGTCAACAGCGCACAAAAAAGGATGACTTGAAGGGGACAGGTAAAGAAGATTCTTCTTTGAAGGGTGAGCAGCCATCCATTAAGAAGGGTGGAATGATGcagacagttaaagaggaagagTCTACAAAGAAGAGTGAAACTAGGAAGACAAAGGAGGGGGAAAGTTCTCTGCATATTGGCATGG ATGGACAGTATGTTGGGAACAACTCTAAAGATAACGGTGGTCACCCAAGTGGAAAACCCTTCTCCTGTTCTAAATGCAACAAGCGCTTCCTGTTTAAAGAAAGCCTCGTTACCCACATGAAGTTTCACGTTGGCGAGAACCTCTTCACCTGTCCGACGTGTGGGAAATATTACGCTCACATGGGAGCCCTTCTGAAACATCAGAAGAGCCACGTGGCCGAGAGCCGTTTTTCCTGCCCAGAATGCGGGGAGAACTTCGCTGAGAAGCAAAACTACGTCAAACACGTCAACGAGCACTCGGTAGAGCCGCCCTTCAAATGTAGGGTGTGCGGAAAGGGCTTCTTCCAGGAAACACACCTTCAGAAGCACCAGGAAATCCACATCGCAGCACGCCCCTTTTCCTGTTCAaagtgtgggaggggcttcatctGGAAGTCCAGCCTTCTCGcgcatgaaaaaacgcacaatatCACTCACGACAAAACGCCCCCTGTTCAGCTTCCACTTACGGATCCACGCCCCCGTCTGGTCGGGCCTCCTTTTGTATGTAAAGATTGTGGGAAATCTTTTGCAAAGAAGAGAGGACTGTTCGGGCATCAGAGAGTTCACCGCCGCAATGCCAATACCGATGACGATGAATAA